One Fibrobacter sp. UWB16 DNA window includes the following coding sequences:
- a CDS encoding TIGR02147 family protein, producing the protein MKPITEYQDYRCYMQDYYDERKRVSSFSWREFARSAGFTSPTYLKLVCEKKTRLSSVGAEKVGAAMRLVGYELDYFKLMVECCHAKTDDERKAIFESMLKIAKDNAVKVVDGDAYRYFETWIHPVVRELAPVMPGATPGEIARRCCLEASAGQVRESLDFMVDAGLLKKNGDAYEQVDRHLTGSPEIMSVAMRSLHHEMIHFADEALEKFSSTERNYSGLTMGISDEDYEQIVQEIDACRKRIAQIALKGRGVGRVYRLNLQLFPLTWEEGKNHA; encoded by the coding sequence ATGAAGCCGATTACGGAGTATCAGGATTATCGCTGCTACATGCAGGACTATTACGATGAGCGGAAACGTGTATCATCGTTTTCGTGGCGTGAATTTGCCCGTTCTGCAGGATTTACATCGCCGACGTACTTGAAACTTGTTTGTGAAAAGAAAACGCGCCTTTCGTCTGTTGGGGCCGAAAAGGTCGGTGCCGCAATGCGTTTGGTAGGTTATGAGCTGGACTATTTTAAGCTCATGGTAGAATGCTGCCATGCCAAAACGGATGATGAACGCAAGGCCATTTTTGAGTCCATGCTGAAGATAGCAAAAGACAATGCCGTGAAGGTTGTCGATGGCGATGCTTACAGGTATTTTGAAACTTGGATCCATCCGGTGGTAAGGGAGCTTGCGCCGGTGATGCCAGGGGCGACTCCGGGTGAAATTGCAAGGCGTTGTTGTTTGGAAGCCTCTGCTGGGCAGGTCCGCGAGTCGCTCGATTTTATGGTAGATGCGGGACTCCTAAAGAAAAATGGCGATGCCTACGAACAGGTCGATAGGCATCTGACGGGGTCTCCTGAAATTATGTCGGTGGCGATGCGTTCTTTGCATCATGAGATGATCCATTTTGCAGATGAAGCGCTAGAAAAATTTTCATCGACGGAACGCAATTATTCTGGGCTTACCATGGGAATTTCGGACGAAGATTACGAGCAAATTGTGCAAGAAATTGATGCTTGCCGCAAGCGCATCGCTCAAATTGCGTTGAAGGGCCGTGGCGTCGGTCGTGTCTACAGATTGAATTTACAGTTGTTCCCGCTGACGTGGGAGGAGGGAAAAAATCATGCTTAA